One region of Juglans regia cultivar Chandler chromosome 4, Walnut 2.0, whole genome shotgun sequence genomic DNA includes:
- the LOC109021364 gene encoding disease resistance protein RGA2-like translates to MADLASSLTGSLLKILGSLAYQELCLAWGVQSDLQNLESTISTIKIMLLDAEDMQANNPMLSIWLGLLKDTLYVVEDVVDEIEYKALRKQAITTYGSAMAKEGEVKRYPNLLPIADEIVKNYKGIPLAVKSLGGLLYSKVDEREWELARDNEIWELEEKEGSILPALQLSYNQMSIHLKQCFAYCVNFQKDYEFKNIPLIEQWVAHGLILQMPTNKKQDLEDVGDFYIKELMSRSFFQDYEEPDLGLYSFKMHDFVHNLVLSIAHEEWLEIDSDNKESAPIVCHLSISSSDQQVSKFSNKLTNVQTIIYRTKPPVSSVEACISRFKSLRVLTIPDSDFENLSSSIGTQKHMRYLDLSGNQSVKKLPNSICKLHNLQTLMLDGCVSLERLPKDMRNMINLRLLAITTKDTRMLKSGVCCFNSLRTLVMIHCPRIECLFPPMDRCLTKLRTLIFVECKSLTPLPPIIKQLTVLESLYIRYCEEMDLTGGGGDAHGCDELSSLPEGIHHLKTLRTLKIEGCPKLVTRIQDWFNIVGFELGSTIAEDMMR, encoded by the exons ATGGCTGATCTTGCCTCTAGCCTTACCGGTAGTCTCTTGAAGATATTAGGCTCTCTAGCTTATCAAGAGCTTTGCTTGGCATGGGGCGTCCAGAGTGACTTGCAAAACCTTGAGAGCACGATTTCTACCATTAAGATCATGCTCTTGGATGCTGAAGACATGCAAGCAAACAACCCCATGTTGAGCATCTGGCTTGGACTGCTTAAAGATACCTTATATGTCGTAGAGGATGTGGTAGATGAAATTGAGTACAAAGCTTTAAGGAAACAAGCGATTACAACATATGGAAGCGCTATGGCAAAG GAAGGAGAAGTTAAAAGATATCCAAACCTCTTACCAATTGCGGATGAAATAGTGAAAAACTATAAAGGGATTCCATTGGCCGTGAAGAGTTTAGGTGGTTTACTTTATTCAAAAGTCGATGAAAGGGAGTGGGAATTGGCGAGAGATAACGAGATTTGGGAATTGGAAGAAAAGGAGGGAAGCATCTTACCTGCATTGCAATTGAGCTATAATCAAATGTCAATTCATTTGAAGCAATGTTTTGCATATTGCGTTAATTTTCAAAAGGATTATGAATTCAAGAATATCCCTTTAATTGAACAATGGGTGGCACATGGATTAATCCTCCAAATGCCTACTAACAAAAAACAAGACTTGGAAGATGTTGGAGACTTTTATATTAAGGAGTTAATGTCGAGATCTTTCTTTCAAGATTATGAAGAACCGGATTTGGGCTTATATTCCttcaaaatgcatgattttGTCCATAACCTTGTGCTCTCTATTGCCCATGAAGAGTGGTTGGAAATAGACTCTGACAACAAAGAAAGTGCTCCAATAGTTTGTCATTTGTCAATTTCATCCAGTGACCAACAAGTTTCAAAGTTTTCGAACAAGTTAACTAATGTGCAGACCATCATCTATCGAACCAAACCACCTGTGTCCTCAGTTGAAGCATGCATCTCAAGATTCAAGTCTTTGCGGGTGCTAACTATACCTGATtcagattttgagaatttgtcgAGTTCCATTGGTACTCAAAAGCATATGAGATATCTCGACCTATCTGGTAATCAGTCAGTCAAGAAGCTTCCTAATTCCATTTGCAAGCTGCACAATTTGCAAACCTTGATGCTTGATGGATGTGTTAGCCTTGAACGACTGCCCAAAGATATGAGGAACATGATCAACCTTAGGCTTCTTGCGATAACAACAAAAGATACACGTATGCTCAAAAGTGGAGTATGCTGCTTTAATTCTCTTCGGACTTTAGTTATGATCCATTGTCCAAGAATCGAATGCTTGTTTCCACCTATGGATAGGTGCCTCACCAAACTTCGCACATTGATTTTTGTGGAATGTAAAAGTTTGACCCCTTTGCCACCTATTATCAAGCAACTAACTGTCTTAGAGTCATTGTACATTAGATATTGTGAAGAAATGGATTTGACGGGAGGAGGAGGTGATGCACATGGTTGCGATGAGTTATCATCTCTACCGGAGGGGATTCATCATTTGAAAACGTTAAGAACACTGAAGATTGAAGGTTGTCCTAAACTTGTTACTCGTATACAAGACTGGTTCAACATAGTAGGGTTCGAACTTGGTTCTACAATTGCTGAAGATATGATGAGGTAA
- the LOC109018346 gene encoding disease resistance protein RGA2-like, translated as MSICFFQDLNEYKFCVYSFKMHDLVHDLVLSIGHEEWLEIDSDNKDVASTVRHLSISSSDQQVSKFSNKLTNVRSIIFQTKPHVSSVEACISRFKSLRVLAIPNSDFENLPSSIGTQKHLRYLNLSGNESIKKLPNSICKLHNLQTLLLHGCSNLERLPKDMRNMINLRFLTISTKDTCLFVNGVCCFNSLQILFVMGCPRLECLFPQMDRCLTNLRTLVFGGCESLISLPLIVKHLTTLESLYIVYCLEMDLTGGERDAQDLNLRLKSLHIKALPKLEILPEWLLRSANTLKHLRIKECENLKVLPEWLPTLKSLQTLEITSCYELSSLPEGIHHMKTLRKLKIKYCPELVTHLEDLSNIPELELDSEDDQEDDGDSEKGEDDELRFASSAQVPSRMLRSASPALKPQSACPEAARVSCSAPLNHVVFDTLSHITGLSLLSATIDFRFRASCSVVLFCDIVSYTVVLMIE; from the exons ATGTCGATATGTTTCTTCCAAGATCTTAATGAATATAAGTTTTGCGTGTATTCCTTCAAAATGCATGATCTCGTCCATGATCTTGTGCTCTCTATTGGCCATGAAGAGTGGTTGGAAATAGACTCTGACAATAAAGACGTGGCCTCGACAGTTCGTCATTTGTCAATTTCATCTAGTGACCAACAAGTTTCAAAGTTCTCGAACAAGTTAACTAATGTGAGGAGCATCATATTCCAAACCAAACCACACGTGTCCTCAGTTGAAGCATGCATCTCAAGATTCAAGTCTTTACGTGTGCTAGCTATACCTAATtcagattttgagaatttgccAAGTTCCATTGGTACTCAAAAGCATTTGAGATATCTCAACCTATCTGGTAATGAGTCAATCAAGAAGCTTCCTAATTCCATTTGCAAGCTGCACAATTTGCAAACATTGTTGCTTCATGGATGTTCTAACCTTGAACGACTGCCCAAAGATATGAGGAACATGATCAACCTTAGGTTTCTTACTATTTCAACAAAAGATACATGCTTGTTCGTGAATGGAGTATGTTGCTTCAATTCTCTTCAGATTTTATTTGTGATGGGATGTCCAAGACTTGAATGCTTGTTTCCACAGATGGACAGGTGCCTCACCAACCTTCGTACATTGGTTTTTGGAGGATGTGAAAGTTTGATCTCTTTGCCACTTATTGTCAAGCACCTAACTACCTTAGAGTCATTGTACATTGTTTATTGTCTGGAGATGGATTTGACGGGAGGAGAAAGAGATGCACAAGATCTCAATTTGAGACTCAAAAGCTTGCATATTAAAGCGTTACCAAAGTTGGAGATTTTACCCGAATGGCTCTTAAGATCTGCAAACACTTTAAAGCACCTACGTATCAAGGAGTGTGAAAATCTCAAGGTGTTGCCAGAGTGGTTACCAACTCTGAAATCACTTCAGACATTGGAGATCACTAGCTGCTATGAGCTATCATCTCTACCGGAGGGGATTCATCATAtgaaaacattaagaaaactGAAGATTAAATATTGTCCTGAACTCGTTACTCATTTAGAAGACTTGTCCAACATACCAGAGCTCGAACTCGATTCTGAAGATGATCAAGAAGATGATGGGGATTCTGAAaaaggtgaagatgatgag CTGCGTTTCGCATCTTCAGCCCAGGTTCCCTCCCGCATGCTGCGTTCTGCGTCTCCAGCCTTGAAGCCACAATCTGCTTGTCCAGAAGCTGCCCGTGTGAGCTGCTCTGCACCT cttaatcatgtagtttttgacacTTTATCACACATCACCGGCCTTTCTCTTC TGTCTGCGACCATTGATTTTCGTTTCCGAGCTTCGTGCTCAgttgtgttgttttgtgatatcGTATCATATACTGTGGTTCTTATGATTGAATGA
- the LOC109020187 gene encoding putative disease resistance protein RGA4: MAKVRHFFSSPMALSSRLKLAHKIKNIRERLDEINAEKVQFDLTERHEEVHVNPLWREKTHSFIDPSTVIGRHGDKEEIKKSLMHPNPTRNLNIIAIVGLGGMGKTTLAKAVYNDESVVNHFQLRMWVCVSDNFNVTRLVEEILKSAGGRVDKNSSNEDTLQTSLRELLKDKRFLLVLDDVWNENRNKWTELRDLLTGGSHGSVIVVTTRSRRVSSILDPIYTHSVEGLSKEESLSLFVKCAFKEGEDKLYPNLLPIADEIVKKCKWVPLAVKSLGGLLYSEVDESEWELVRGNEIWELEENEGGILPALQLSYNQLPIHLKRCFAYCVNFPKDHEFENIVKLNIGWHMD, from the coding sequence ATGGCAAAGGTACGCCATTTCTTTTCGTCCCCCATGGCACTTTCATCCCGTTTAAAATTGGCTCACAAAATCAAGAACATTAGAGAGAGGTTAGATGAGATTAATGCTGAGAAGGTTCAGTTTGATCTCACTGAACGGCATGAAGAGGTGCATGTCAATCCCTTGTGGAGGGAGAAGACACATTCCTTTATTGATCCTTCAACGGTCATCGGTAGGCATGGtgacaaagaagaaataaaaaagagtttgatgCACCCAAATCCCACTagaaatcttaatataattgcCATAGTTGGATTAGGAGGTATGGGAAAGACCACACTTGCCAAGGCAGTTTACAATGACGAATCCGTAGTTAATCATTTTCAGTTGAGAATGTGGGTTTGTGTATCTGATAATTTTAATGTTACAAGATTGGTGGAAGAAATCCTTAAATCTGCTGGTGGTAGAGTTGATAAGAATTCAAGTAATGAAGATACATTGCAGACTAGTTTGAGAGAACTTTTAAAGGATAAAAGGTTTCTACTGGTCTTAGACGATGTCTggaatgaaaatagaaataaatggaCTGAACTGAGAGATTTGCTAACTGGAGGGTCGCATGGAAGTGTCATTGTTGTAACGACACGTAGTCGCAGGGTTTCTTCCATTTTAGACCCTATTTATACACATTCTGTAGAAGGTCtatcaaaagaagaaagtttGTCTTTGTTTGTGAAATGTGCATTCAAGGAAGGAGAAGACAAATTATATCCAAACCTTTTACCAATTGCGGATGAAATAGTGAAAAAGTGTAAATGGGTTCCATTGGCCGTGAAGAGTTTAGGTGGTCTACTTTATTCGGAAGTCGATGAAAGTGAGTGGGAATTGGTGAGAGGTAACGAGATCTGGgaattggaagaaaatgagggaggCATCTTACCTGCATTGCAATTGAGCTATAATCAATTGCCAATTCATTTGAAGCGATGCTTTGCCTATTGCGTTAATTTTCCAAAGGATCATGAATTCGAGAATATTGTTAAATTGAACATTGGGTGGCACATGGATTAA